Genomic window (Chryseobacterium sp. H1D6B):
CTGTCAGCTCCTATTAAACAATTTATAGCTCAAAAATATCCAAACCAAAAAATTAAAGAAGCTGCAAAAATAACAGATGCAAAAGGGATTGTGACCTATGAAGCCGAAACTGGCGGCAAAGATCTGATTTTCGATAGTAAGGGGAATTTTTTAAGGGAAATTAAAGACTGAATGTGATGAATAAAATGAAACTGCTGTTTTTCTCAATGGTACTGTTTTTTTCTTCTATGACGTTGGCTCAGGTCTCTTCTGTAACAGTTTCAGGCATTGTAACTCACAAAGACAAATCTGCTGTGCCCTACACGAATATTGTTTTAAAAAATGCAAAAGACAATACGTTTGTTTCCGGAACGATCACCAATGAAGAGGGCCGGTTTTCTCTGGCTGAAATAAAACCCGGGAATTATCATTTAGAAATTTCTCTTTCAGGCTATATTTCTAAGGAACAGCCTCTTTTTATCGGCAGTCTTTCCGAGTTTCTGGATATTCCTCCAGTAGAACTTGAATTGAAGAGCAGTGAGAAAGAAACAAAAATTGAAGAAGTGATAGTAACGGCTTCTAAAAAAAATGAAATAGGAAATCAGCTTGACAAAAAAACATATTCTGTTGCTGACAACATCAGCCAAAGCGGGGGATCTGTTCTTCAGAGCATGCAGAACCTTCCGGGAATAACCGTTCAGGACGGAAAAGTACAGCTGCGGGGCAATGACAAGGTAACGGTTTTAATTGACGGAAAGCAGACTGCCTTAACCGGTTTTGGAAGCCAGACAGGACTTGATAATATCCCGTCTTCAGCGATTGATAAGATTGAAATCATTAATAATCCGTCTTCAAAATATGATGCTAATGGAAATGCAGGGATCATTAATATCATTATGAAAAAAAATAAACAGAACGGCTGGAACGGAAAAGCAGGATTTACAACAGGATTAGGCTCTCTCTGGATAAGAAAAGAAAATCTTCCGGATATATGGCCTCAGTATACTTTTACCCCAAAAATAAATCCTTCCGTTTCTTTAAATTACAGAAAAGATAAGATCAATATTTTCCTGCAGGCTGATAATTTATACACCCAGACGCTGAATAAAAATGAATTCATGACACGAACCTATGATGACGGAACCATTATTAATTCGCAGTTAAAAAGAAATAGAAATACGAATTTTTTAACTACAAAAGCAGGAATAGACTGGACTATCGACAGCCAGAATACATTAACGGTTTCAGGAATGTATGGAAGCGAGAAAATTATTGACCGTGGCGACCAGCCTTTTTTCAACAATGATCTGTCACAACGCTTCCGTTTATGGCAGTTTTTGGAAGATGAATTGAAAACTACGGTAATGGCTTCAGCTGCTTATCAGCATAAGTTCAAAGAAGCCGGACATCATTTGAATATTGGTTTCAATTATACCTTCCACAGAGAAGATGAAAAGTATTTCTATGACAATTATCTGCCTGCGTCCACCGGAACAGATGCTTTTAAACTGCTTTCAGACGAACAGGTGTATGATTTCAATGTAGATTATGTAAAACCCTTAAAATACGGCCGTATTGAGGCCGGAATTAAAGTAAGAAACAGAAGCATTCCTACCAACATGCACTTTATCCCGGGAATTAATTCTGTGATCGATGTAAGCGCAGGAGGCTGGGCAGATTATAAAGAATTCATTCCTGCAGTGTACAGCAATTATGTTTTTGAAAATGAAAAATGGGAAGCAGAACTGGGAGTAAGACTGGAATATGTAAAGATCCAATATGATGTAAACCCTAACCATCCCACTTATAAAAGTGACGGCTACAATTACACACAGCCGTTTCCGAATTTGAGATTAGCTTATAAACTCAATGACCGCAATAGGTTTTCAATATTTTATAACAGAAGGGTAGACAGGCCCAATGAAGTAGATATCCGGATATTCCCCAAATATGATGATGCTGAAATCATTAAAGTAGGAAACCCGGCATTAAGACCGCAGTTTACCAACTCAATAGAATTGGGATATAAACACAATTGGGATAACGGGTATTTGTATACCGCGGCATACCATCGTTTTTCTAATGGGACGATCAGCCGTATCTCCAGCACTGTCCCTGGAAGCACATTGATCTATGCCGTATTTCAGAATGCAGGCAGAAGTTATAATTCAGGAATTGAGGCGGTCTGGAATCAAAAAATTTCAAAAACATATTCCTTCAACGTTAACGGAAATCTTTACAGAAACCAGATCAATGCATTTAGTGTTGAAAATCTATATCCAATACCGAATACTTTTTCTGCCGGCAGACAGACCGGGGTATCTGGAAATGTAAAATTCAACAATACCTTCAAATTTGCTAAAGGATTTGATGCCCAGCTTACGGCTGTTTATCTGGCACCGGACATTATTCCGCAGGGAAAAATAGGTTCAAGGTTCTCAATGGATATGGGAGTAAAAAAATCCATTCAGAATGGTAAAGGAGAATTATTCCTGAACGCTTCAGATCTTTTCAATACCATGGTTATTAAGAAAAAAATTCAGGGAGACGGTTTTAGATATACCAGTGATGATTATTATGAAACACAGGTAATCCGATTAGGATACAGTTATAAATTTTAATTCAAAAAAAATAAAATTCAAATGAAAAATTTATTCGCAGGCTTATTTTTAAGCTTTATAAGTTTTCAGCATGCGGCTGCACAGGACAGTTTAACAGTGATGAAAATCCAGGACAGTGCAGCTGTTCCTTTAAAGTCAGATTTAAATGACACTACCCATCAGTTCACGTATAAAAAACTGATTATACCCGCAGTATTGATATCTTATGGAGCCGCAAGTTTAAGCATCAAAGGGCTTAAACAATTGAATTCTTCCACCCAGTATGAAATAAGCGAACACCAGCCTGATAAAATAAAACTGGATAACTATACTCAATTTGCCCCGGCAGTATTGGTGTACGGACTGAACGCTGCAGGGGTTGAAGGCAAACATAATTTCAGGGACAGGAGTATTATTTACGGAACTTCTATGCTGATCACTTCTTCCATAACACTGCCGCTGAAACATATTGTAAAAGAAGAAAGACCAGATGGTTCCAATAATCTGTCATTTCCTTCCGGCCACACTGCTATTGCCTTTGCTTCTGCTCAATTTATGTTCAGAGAATATAAGGATACTAATTTCTGGCTGGGAATTTCTGGGTATTCCTTAGCTGTTTTCACGGGAGTGTATAGAATGCTGAATAACAAACACTGGTTCGGAGACGTGGTAGGCGGTGCCGGTTTTGGGATCTTATCTACAGAATTGGCGTACTGGCTGTATCCTAAGATCAATTCTATCTTAGGAGGGAAGAGCGAAAAATCTCAGACGATGATCATGCCTTACTACCAAAAAGGAAATGCAGGGATTGGTTTTGTTATGAATTTTTAATAATTGATGTTAATTAAAGCCTAAAACTCAGGGAATTATTTCTTCAGTTTGGGCTTTGATTTCATTACGGCAAAATAAGAAGAAGTAAAAGCAGACAGACTTTTATAGCCTGTCATGAATGCGGTCTGGCTTAAAGTATACTGTCTGGTATCAAGCAGCTCAATACTTTTTAAAATCCGGGTCAGCTGCAGGTACTTCTGAAGTGTTATTCCTGTTTCGTGCTTGAAAATACGCTGCAGGCTCCTTACAGACATCTGTGCTTTATCGGCAAGAGCATCAATATTCAGATGATATTTAAAATTGGCATTGATATAAGTACAGACAGGAATCAGCCGTTCATCTGCAGGAACAGGGATTTCAAGATGATTATTTTCTCTGCAGAAGTTCGGAAGGCTTTTTAAAATCGCTTTAAAAAATATTTCCTGTTCTTCATCTTCAGCTAATACTTTATTCCATTTTGAAGCATACAAAAGCATTTCCTTTAAAACAGGCGGAATAGCAAAAACCTGTACATGCTGATAAAAATCTTCCTTCAAAACAGATTTAAACAAAAATACCATCAGATTCACTGTCTGGGCTTCTGAAGTAATACGGTGCGGTTTTCCGGAAGGAATCCAGATCACATGGTGCTGAGGAACAAGATAAATCTTCTGGTCAATATGAAAATATTGATATCCTTCCTCTACATACGTCAGCTGGGCACGGTGATGTACATGCTCGTAATCGTCATGCTTCCAGTCTTTTTCATACCAGACATAGGCTTCTTTCTCGATTGTATCAACAAAACGGCTGTCATTTTGTTCCGCTAAACCGCATTTTATCTTGTCGTTCTGCATAGTATTTTTGGCAAATTTAATAAAAACGTCATTAGTAATTTTGTATTATAAATTTATAGTAAATTCAGAATGAAAAAATTAGGATCTTTTATTGTATTACTTTTAATGTTAAACATCCCAAATAAAATGGAAGCACAAGATAGCAATAAAGCAAAAGTACTGGTTCTCATCCATTCCGATAACGGAGGAACATATGAACTGGCCAAAGAGATAGCAAAAGGAATAGAAAGTGACGGCAGCGTAAAAGCAGTGATCAAACAGGTTAAACAATCTCAAAATGACAATCTGAAAAATATTCCCATAGCTTCAGCAGACGAACTTCCATCATATGACGGGATCGCATTTGGGTCCCCTGTTTATTTTGGAAACATCAGCACTGGGATGAGCGAGTTTTTCTCCAAAACAGTCAATCTCTGGACGAGTCATGCGCTGGAAGGAATGCCTGCGGCTGTTTTTATGTCTGCGGGAAGCGGAGCCGGGAAAGAGCTTGCTTTACAGTCATTTTGGAACAGTCTTGCCGTTCACGGAATGATCCTTGTTTCAAATGGTATCCGTGGAACAGAAAGCATCAACAAAGCAATTCCGCAGGGAAATTCAGTACTCGGTGTTACAACTATGGCTTCTTTAAAAGATGTGGAAAGACCTACCAAAGATGAACGTTCTTTAGCAGAACTTCAGGGTAAAAACTTCGCAAAAGTTGCTTTAGCTTTAAAAGGGACATTTAATAAAAAAGAAACTGCGGCCGCTGAAAAGCCTAAAGATTTCAATACTCTTTTAAAACAAAAAAATATTATACTGCCTCAGGTGCCAAAACCAGCTGGAAATTATCAGCCTTATGTGCGTTCCGGAAACCTGGTATTTATCAATCAAGTTGCTTTAAAAGATGGAAAGATTCTTAATCCAGGAAAACTAGGCGTTGATGTAAACGAAGAGCAGGTGAAAGAGGCAACAAAAGCAACGATGCTGAATGTAATATCTGTTTTAAAGGAAGCCGTAGGCGGAGATTTGAACAGAGTAAAACAATGCGTTCAGCTGACAGGAATTTTCAATACCAAAGATGATTTCACAAAGCATGCAGATCTAATGAATATTGCTTCTGATCTTACAGTTGAAGTTTTTGGGGACAAAGGAAAACACGCAAGAGCTACTTTAGGTGCTTCATCAATTCCTGTGAATTCTTCAGTGGAAATACAGGCTGTTTTTGAAGTGGAATAGGAGACATTCCAAATAAATAATACATTTTTAAAGCTTTCTTTTTTAAGAAAGCTTTTTATTTTTGACTGTTTATTATATCTGCAATGATCTTTATGCTGTGTTCCAGCTGTTCTTCAGAAAGAGATCCGTAGCTTAATCGAAAACCATTGACTAAACTTCCTTCAAAACTATACCGGACAGGATGAATTATTTTGACATTGTGTTCTAATAATAAATTAGTTACGACATCCCAATTCAAATTAGCTTTAGGTTTAATCCAGAAAGCTAATCCTCCATCCGGCAGTTTAAAATCTGCTGTATTTTTTAAATATTTTTCAAGAAGGCTGAAGACAAAATCTCTTTTATTTCTATAATGTACGGTTGCTTTTTTAATGTGCTTTTTTACAGCTCCTTCTTTGATAAGTTGCAATACGGCCTGTTCCATGATAACATCTCCCTGTACGTCAATTATTTTTCTTAAATCTGCAATTTTATTTAAAAGAGAGTGGTCTGCGGTTGCCAAATAACCAATTCTTAAAGCCGGCGCCACCACTTTGCTCATGGTACCTACATATACATAGTTATTAAGTTCAGGAAAACTGGAGATCGGAAGAATAGGACGGTACCCGAAATGAAACTCATTATCGTAGTCATCCTCAATGATCGTTATACCATATTCATTGGATAATTCAATTAATTTCAATCTTCTAGCTAAACTTAAAGTAACTGTAGTAGGATACTGTCTATGAGGTGTTATGTAAATGGCTTTGATGTTTTTATTTTGTTTTAAATGGCCAATAATCTCTTCAACGATCAATCCTTCTTCGTCCACTGAAACAGGTAAAAGCTGGGCACCTGCATGATTGAATGCATTCCAGGCCGGCATATAACCAGGATTTTCCACTACTACATAATCACCTGGTTTTAATAAGCTTTGAGCCGTAAGAAACATAGCCATCTGGCTTCCTCTTGTAATGAAAATCTCATCTTCATTAATATGCATTCCTCTCTGATGATTGAGCATTTTAGAAAGTACCCTCCGGAATTCTGCATCCCCGGACGGGTCTACATATCCCATCATCTGCCATTTTGCCTTCCTGTCGAATATCTGTCTGTAAACTCTTGCTAATTCTGTGATAGGAGCAATTTTACTGTCCGGATGTCCGTCGTCAAAATTGATTAAAAGAGCAGTATTACTTTCTGTTTTTTTCTTACTTTCTGTTTTACTCTTTTTTACTCCCAATTGCAGCGCAGACAACTTATCTGATACAAAAATCCCCTGTCTTTCTTTAGGTTCTACCCACTCTTCGTTGGTTAAGACCTGATAGGCCGCTACTACGGTGTTTCTATTCAATCCAAGCAGTAAAGACAGGTTCCGGCTTCCAGGAAGTGCATCACCAGGCTGTAATCTTCCAGATTTAATGTCTTTAATAATCGTATCAGCGATCTGCAGATAAACTGCTTTTCCTAGTTTTTTATCAACTTCTAGTTCTAATTTCCATGGACGTATCATCTGGACTATTTATTTATGTTAAAACTGTATCATTAAAACAGTCCAAATATAAAATATTTTTGTAGAGCAATACTGCAGAAAACAATAAATATTTCTAAAATTATGGACAATAAGAAATTCAGCTCAAAAGACTTTCATAAAACTTTTGCAAGACCTGAGTACAACAAACCGAGCCACTTGATTCACAAAAATGTAGAAAACGCAGGTGTGCACAATGAGTTTTCAACGGAAAGAAAACACCCTGTTTTCTTTGTAGATCTTCCAAGTAAAAATGTGAGTATGACAATCGGCGGATTACTGCCGGGACAGATGACAAACAAACACCGTCATACCTACGAAACAGTTTTATACGTAATAGAAGGAAAAGGATGGACAGAAGTAGAAGGTGAAAAAGTAGAGTGGCAGGCAGGAGATGCAGTGTATATTCCTTCTTGGGCCTGGCATAAACATCAAAATTTAAGCGATACTGAGCCTGCAAAATATATCGCTTGTGAAAATGCTCCACAGCTTCAGAATCCAGGAGTTGCTCTGAGAGAAGAGGAAGGAAGAGATTTATAATCTTCAGATACACAAAACGGCTTAGATAAATCTTGTTAAAATGTATCGGGAATAGTAAATAAAAGCTCTCGATACATTTTTCTCTATTGCAGTAAAAAAAATACTTGATCTGATGGAGATTCCATTATCAGTCTGTAATCTCATCACACCTTCATTTCGAGCACCATTAAGAAAAGAATATGTTAAGAAGCTTGAATAAAAAGATTCTCAATTTATTTCTCCGCTATGTTATACTTTAATACTTAAAAATATAGAATATATGAAAAATGTTCCATTTAAAGGGATAATTGCTTATCCGATAACTCCTTTTACTGAAAATGAAAAAGTGGATATTCCCCTTTTCAAAAAACTGGTAGAAAGGCTGGTTGCATCAGGAAGCCACGGTATTGCTCCATTAGGAAGTACAGGAGTCTTACCTTATTTATCTGATGAAGAAAAAGAGGAAATCACTGAAGCCACCATACAACAGGTAAATAACAGAGTTCCAACCTTAGTGGGAGTTTCTAATCTCACCACTGAAAAAACGATCCATCATGCGAAATTTGCTGAAAAAGCCGGAGCTGATGCCGTAATGATTATCCCGATGAGCTACTGGAAGCTTACAGATGATGAGATCGTCTCCCATTATGATGCTATTGCCGGTAAGATTTCAATTCCGATTATGGCGTATAACAATCCCGCAACTGGAGGCGTAGATATGTCTCCGGCTTTATTAAAAAGGCTGTTAGAAATTCCTAACGTGACCATGATCAAAGAAAGTACTGGTGATATCCAAAGGATGCATTATTTGAGAAGAGAACTGGGAGAAGATGTTGCATTTTATAACGGTTCCAATCCATTGGCACTCGCCGCGTTTTCAGCGGGAGCAAGAGGATGGTGCACGGCAGCACCTAATTTAATTCCCGAATTGAATATCGGTTTATATAATGCTATTGAAAACAACCAGCTTAAAGAAGCTCAGGATATTTTTTACAAACAGATTGAACTGCTGAGATTCATTGTTGCTAAAGGACTTCCAAGAGCCGTTAAAGCCGGATTGAATATTTTGGGTGAAAATGGCGGGAAATTAAGAAACCCGTTGAAGCCATTAACCGAGAAAGAAATTGAAGAATTAAAAATTATCATTAAAAATCTCAATTAACTTCTAATGAAAAAAATAGTTTTTTATCATGCCGGATGTTCCGTATGTCTAAGTGCACTGCATGATATTACAGCTATTCTGGGATCAGATAATGTAGAAGTTATCTACCTTGATGAAGATGAAGATGAAGATGAAGATGAAGATGAAGATGAAGGTAAGATTGAAAAAGCTCAAAAAGCAGGCGTACAATCTATACCTGCATTAGTAACTCCGAACGGAAATGTTCTGCATTTAAATTTTGGAGCTTCCATTGAAGATATAAAAAAGTAAAATGAAAAGGCTGAACTTATTGTCCAGCCTTTTTTGTTTTCATACAGTGGCATTTCCTTCAATACCATCCGAATTATTTGTTTTGTGTCCAGTAACCGCCGAAGCGACGAAACTTAATAAACTCACCAGCTTTCCTGCTTTTGTATCCCAATAATAGGTTTCTTTTGGCTCAACCCGGATGATTGATACATTTGGATCATCTTTACCGTCGAACCAGGCATTTGCCATTGCCGACCACTTGCTTTCAATAGTTGCTTTGTCTTTATAAACCGATGCTTCACCGTAGACTGACAAATACTGTGAATCACTGTTATTCATAAAGAAAAGCTGGACTCTCCGGTCTTCTTTAATTTCAAAGTTTTTATTACTGTCATCACTGCTGATGAACCAAAGATTGCCGCTGTCATCCGTTTCTTTTAAAGTCATCGGACGGGAATTCAGGGGTATGTTCTCCAGCTCTGTGCAAAACATGCAGATTCTAGCATTTTCCGAAAGTTCCTGAATTTTTTTGATTGCCTCTAAATGGCTGAGATTTTGTGTTGACATAATAGTATATTTTAAGTGATTTGGTTATTAAAAAGAATAAAAT
Coding sequences:
- a CDS encoding AraC family transcriptional regulator; its protein translation is MQNDKIKCGLAEQNDSRFVDTIEKEAYVWYEKDWKHDDYEHVHHRAQLTYVEEGYQYFHIDQKIYLVPQHHVIWIPSGKPHRITSEAQTVNLMVFLFKSVLKEDFYQHVQVFAIPPVLKEMLLYASKWNKVLAEDEEQEIFFKAILKSLPNFCRENNHLEIPVPADERLIPVCTYINANFKYHLNIDALADKAQMSVRSLQRIFKHETGITLQKYLQLTRILKSIELLDTRQYTLSQTAFMTGYKSLSAFTSSYFAVMKSKPKLKK
- a CDS encoding PLP-dependent aminotransferase family protein, producing the protein MIRPWKLELEVDKKLGKAVYLQIADTIIKDIKSGRLQPGDALPGSRNLSLLLGLNRNTVVAAYQVLTNEEWVEPKERQGIFVSDKLSALQLGVKKSKTESKKKTESNTALLINFDDGHPDSKIAPITELARVYRQIFDRKAKWQMMGYVDPSGDAEFRRVLSKMLNHQRGMHINEDEIFITRGSQMAMFLTAQSLLKPGDYVVVENPGYMPAWNAFNHAGAQLLPVSVDEEGLIVEEIIGHLKQNKNIKAIYITPHRQYPTTVTLSLARRLKLIELSNEYGITIIEDDYDNEFHFGYRPILPISSFPELNNYVYVGTMSKVVAPALRIGYLATADHSLLNKIADLRKIIDVQGDVIMEQAVLQLIKEGAVKKHIKKATVHYRNKRDFVFSLLEKYLKNTADFKLPDGGLAFWIKPKANLNWDVVTNLLLEHNVKIIHPVRYSFEGSLVNGFRLSYGSLSEEQLEHSIKIIADIINSQK
- a CDS encoding Atu1372/SO_1960 family protein — its product is MKKLGSFIVLLLMLNIPNKMEAQDSNKAKVLVLIHSDNGGTYELAKEIAKGIESDGSVKAVIKQVKQSQNDNLKNIPIASADELPSYDGIAFGSPVYFGNISTGMSEFFSKTVNLWTSHALEGMPAAVFMSAGSGAGKELALQSFWNSLAVHGMILVSNGIRGTESINKAIPQGNSVLGVTTMASLKDVERPTKDERSLAELQGKNFAKVALALKGTFNKKETAAAEKPKDFNTLLKQKNIILPQVPKPAGNYQPYVRSGNLVFINQVALKDGKILNPGKLGVDVNEEQVKEATKATMLNVISVLKEAVGGDLNRVKQCVQLTGIFNTKDDFTKHADLMNIASDLTVEVFGDKGKHARATLGASSIPVNSSVEIQAVFEVE
- a CDS encoding TonB-dependent receptor; translated protein: MNKMKLLFFSMVLFFSSMTLAQVSSVTVSGIVTHKDKSAVPYTNIVLKNAKDNTFVSGTITNEEGRFSLAEIKPGNYHLEISLSGYISKEQPLFIGSLSEFLDIPPVELELKSSEKETKIEEVIVTASKKNEIGNQLDKKTYSVADNISQSGGSVLQSMQNLPGITVQDGKVQLRGNDKVTVLIDGKQTALTGFGSQTGLDNIPSSAIDKIEIINNPSSKYDANGNAGIINIIMKKNKQNGWNGKAGFTTGLGSLWIRKENLPDIWPQYTFTPKINPSVSLNYRKDKINIFLQADNLYTQTLNKNEFMTRTYDDGTIINSQLKRNRNTNFLTTKAGIDWTIDSQNTLTVSGMYGSEKIIDRGDQPFFNNDLSQRFRLWQFLEDELKTTVMASAAYQHKFKEAGHHLNIGFNYTFHREDEKYFYDNYLPASTGTDAFKLLSDEQVYDFNVDYVKPLKYGRIEAGIKVRNRSIPTNMHFIPGINSVIDVSAGGWADYKEFIPAVYSNYVFENEKWEAELGVRLEYVKIQYDVNPNHPTYKSDGYNYTQPFPNLRLAYKLNDRNRFSIFYNRRVDRPNEVDIRIFPKYDDAEIIKVGNPALRPQFTNSIELGYKHNWDNGYLYTAAYHRFSNGTISRISSTVPGSTLIYAVFQNAGRSYNSGIEAVWNQKISKTYSFNVNGNLYRNQINAFSVENLYPIPNTFSAGRQTGVSGNVKFNNTFKFAKGFDAQLTAVYLAPDIIPQGKIGSRFSMDMGVKKSIQNGKGELFLNASDLFNTMVIKKKIQGDGFRYTSDDYYETQVIRLGYSYKF
- a CDS encoding pyridoxamine 5'-phosphate oxidase family protein; the protein is MSTQNLSHLEAIKKIQELSENARICMFCTELENIPLNSRPMTLKETDDSGNLWFISSDDSNKNFEIKEDRRVQLFFMNNSDSQYLSVYGEASVYKDKATIESKWSAMANAWFDGKDDPNVSIIRVEPKETYYWDTKAGKLVSLLSFVASAVTGHKTNNSDGIEGNATV
- a CDS encoding phosphatase PAP2 family protein — its product is MKNLFAGLFLSFISFQHAAAQDSLTVMKIQDSAAVPLKSDLNDTTHQFTYKKLIIPAVLISYGAASLSIKGLKQLNSSTQYEISEHQPDKIKLDNYTQFAPAVLVYGLNAAGVEGKHNFRDRSIIYGTSMLITSSITLPLKHIVKEERPDGSNNLSFPSGHTAIAFASAQFMFREYKDTNFWLGISGYSLAVFTGVYRMLNNKHWFGDVVGGAGFGILSTELAYWLYPKINSILGGKSEKSQTMIMPYYQKGNAGIGFVMNF
- a CDS encoding dihydrodipicolinate synthase family protein yields the protein MKNVPFKGIIAYPITPFTENEKVDIPLFKKLVERLVASGSHGIAPLGSTGVLPYLSDEEKEEITEATIQQVNNRVPTLVGVSNLTTEKTIHHAKFAEKAGADAVMIIPMSYWKLTDDEIVSHYDAIAGKISIPIMAYNNPATGGVDMSPALLKRLLEIPNVTMIKESTGDIQRMHYLRRELGEDVAFYNGSNPLALAAFSAGARGWCTAAPNLIPELNIGLYNAIENNQLKEAQDIFYKQIELLRFIVAKGLPRAVKAGLNILGENGGKLRNPLKPLTEKEIEELKIIIKNLN
- a CDS encoding thioredoxin family protein, translated to MKKIVFYHAGCSVCLSALHDITAILGSDNVEVIYLDEDEDEDEDEDEDEGKIEKAQKAGVQSIPALVTPNGNVLHLNFGASIEDIKK
- a CDS encoding cupin domain-containing protein → MDNKKFSSKDFHKTFARPEYNKPSHLIHKNVENAGVHNEFSTERKHPVFFVDLPSKNVSMTIGGLLPGQMTNKHRHTYETVLYVIEGKGWTEVEGEKVEWQAGDAVYIPSWAWHKHQNLSDTEPAKYIACENAPQLQNPGVALREEEGRDL